The Anaerolineales bacterium DNA segment TCCCGTTCGCTCCCTCACCCCCAACCCCTCTCCCAGCTTATGCTGGGAGAGGGGGAACCGATGCACTTTCGGCGGGGTGAGGGGAAGGCCGGGGAGAGGCCGGCTTCAGTGTTTTCTCGCCCTTCCCTTGTGGGAAAGTTTCTCGGACCGGCTCACGCGTAATCCGCCGCGGATCAGCGACACCGCCATCTGCTCCTCGAGGTAGTGCTTTTCTTCGCCCGAGACGAAGGCTTCCTCGTCGGCGCGGATCAGCGCGTAGGGGTAGGGGTCGTTGAGGGTCACGGCGCTTTGCTCGACCAGGGCCGCATGCACCCGGTCCACCAGCGCCGGTTCCTTCGCCGTCCACTCGGGGATTTCCACCCGGGCGACCACCGGGTAGCGCCGCCCGACGTTGAGGTAGAAGAAATGCGCACTCTGGTTCGGTTCGCGGTTCCGGTACAAATCGTTCCAATAGGCGGCGAATTCGAACACCGCCGAGCGCTCGCCTGGAGCCAGAAGATCCTCAAACAGCACCCGGTCGTCGAGGCCCGGGAAGGGGGAACGTCCGCCCTGGCCGCGGCCGGAATCCGCCTTCGGCGAGGGATCCAGCGCCAGGTCAATCAGCGAAAGCACCGGGCTTCCGCCCGGGCGCGCGATATACCCGGCGATGGGGATCTTCTCCCGCGCCAAGCCGTCGATTGTGGAAAAAAAGCGGTTTTGCAGCGCTTGGCGTTCCGCGGGCGGAAAGGCCTTCTCGTCGATCCGCAGCGCGAAGCCGCCGTCGGCCAGCGCGAACACCGGCCGGCCGGGGGCGGCGGCCTGCTCCGCGGCGGCGAGCCGCGCCAGCGCCGCCATCTCCTCCACGGTGCGGCGCGCGTTGAGAACCGTGTTGGAAACCGGATTGCCGTCCGGAAGCCGCGCATCCTCCTCGAAGAAGACCGCCGGCTCGGAATCCGCGGCGGTTTCGCCGCAATCGGAGCGCAGGATGAAGTAGCCGATGTTGATCGCGTAAAAGAGCGAAGCCGAGTGCCGGTCCGGATAGACCTGCGATCCGTCGACGGCGACGACCGCAAGCGCGGCGGGCGCGGCGGGCCCTCCCTTTCGGAACGCGATCGCTTCGCCGCAGGCGGGCATCGCTCCGTTCCAACCGTGTTCCGCTACGGCCCGCGCTTTTTGGGGGAGGTCGTCGCGCTGCGCGGCGAGATCGAGTCCGCGCCGGACTTTGGGCAGATCGGCCCGCAGCTTTTCGGCGCGCGCGACGGCGCTTTCCCGCAGACGGTCGATTTGTTTCGATACTTTGTGCAGTCGCAGTGTCATGGGCAGGTGGGTGCCTGGTGCTAACAATAGGGTATCCACTCCTTATTGTCAAGCCAAGCGGACCAATTTCCCCGGCGGATTTTCTCCGAGACCTCGGGGCTTTTCCGAAAGGCGATATTCGATACAATATCCCTGTCCGGCGTTTTCCGAATCGGAGGGCGGTTTGGATTTTTTACGCTCCCTGACTTTCTATTTTCAAGACGGCCGCTGGTTCCGCAAGGTGCTTGTGGCGGCGGTTTGCCTGTGCGTCCCGCCGGCGGGATGGATTCTCGCGGCCGGATGGGCGCTGGAAATCTGCCGGCGCGCAATCCGCCGCGAGGCGGACGCCGTGCCGTCCATCCAATTCAGGCGGGATTGGGCGGGCGGCGCGGCCGTGGCGGGAGCGGTTTTGGTTTTCGGGTTGCCCTCGGCCCTGTGGATCGGGTTGGGCGCGACCGGTGCGGCGGTCATTTGGCGCGGCGGCGGAACGGGAGAAGCCGCCTTCGCCGCCTACTGGTGGATCGTGGAATTGCTGGCGGCGGGATTGCTTCTGGCGGGCGCGCTGGGCGCCGCGGCGGCGATCGGCCGCCTGGCGGACGGCGAGCGTTTTTGCCCGGCGGTCCGCTTCACCGGCGCCGTCGCCCGCGTTCGATCCGCGCCGGGTGCCTACCTCGCGGCAATCCTGGCCGGGTTTCCGCTCGCGCTTCTGGCCCTTTCCGGATTTTTGGTCTGCGGCGCGGGAACGGCCTTCACCATGGTGTATGCCCTGGGCGCGGAATTCCACCTTCTCGGACAGGCGCGCGCCTCAGCCGCCGAACGGGCCGCTTGTGGGTCGATTCCGGGACGGAGGTAACAATCGGCGTCTTTCCCCGTACTAAATGGTAGATGGGCAATCCAACAACCGGAGAACCATACTAATTTGATTTTGGAGGATTTGACATGGAATCGCCGAATGCCGCACTGCCGTCACCCGTCCCGCAGGCCAAGCCGCAGAAGGTCCAAACCATCGGGATCCTGATGCTGATCAGCGCGGCCTTGAACATCAGCATGGGCGCGGGATTTGTCATCGGGATGGCGCTCTCTGTCGTTCTGATCTGCTGTGCGCCGATCGGAGCCCTCCCGCTGGCGCTCGGGATCTTCGAACTGGTGTATGGGATCCGCTTGGTCGGATCCGGACGGGAACCCGTGTCGCGCCAGACCCTGCAAACCGTCGCGATCCTGGAAGTGATGTCGATCCTGGTCTCCAATATCGGATCCGCGATCGCCGGGATCGCCAACCTCGTGCTGTTGAACGAACGCGAGGTGATCGAGTACATACCCAACTAGAGGACGGAAGCGCAGGAGCGCGGATCCGGGCGGCGCCGTCGGCGCCGCCCTTTTTTTTACTGGGTGCCGAAGAGCGGAAGCGCAGGTGGTTAAGCGGCCCCGGTGATCGGCCGCGGCCCATCCCCGGACTGACCCGCGCCGGAGGGAGCGGGGGTTTTCGAAGCAGGCGTCCATGGTTGAAAATCCTGAAGGCGCTGTCAATAAAGTAAATCAATGGTATTTGTGAAAAATTCCCTGCCGGAGATAGTTCGTCATTCCCGCGCGGGGGTAACAGGAATCCAGGATTTCAATAGCTGGATTCCCGCTGCGAACACCCCGCTTCTAGGGGCAGGCGCGGGCATGACGATCCGGAGATAACTTAATGCTGTTTTTCGACAGCCCCTGACGATCAAACGACTGCAAGGCGTCAGCCTAATGACGCCGCCCTCTCGGTCAGCGGAGGGCTTAAAAGATTTTAACAGCCGCAAGACCGCCTATTGACGCCGTCAACCCGGTGCAAAAGACTGCGGTTGCCGAGTTTGTTCAGCGGTCTTTTTGCTGGCCAACGGCTTCGGCTTTCTGAAATTCATACGAATTTTTCGGAGCGGGTATATCTTTCAAGGGGGTTCCGACGTCCGATTTTCTTTACGCCGGGTTGGTAAGATGGGACGGTTCCCCAAAAAGCGGCTGGAAATTGCGAAAGACCGAATCCGTCGATTCCGTTATCGGCAATTCGCGGCGGATTTTATATTTTCGCGGCAAATGGGTTCTGGATCGGGTGGCCGGCCGGCTTGGCTACCACTTCTCCCAATGGACGATCTCGTCGAACGCTTTCCGTCCGGGGTGCTGAACCCCGGACGGAGGCTGGCTTTGCAGATCGAAGTATCCGAAGGAAACGCCGATGCGCGGATGCCATTCGACCGGGATGCCGAGAATCCGGCGCGCCGCCTCGGGATCGTAGAGGCTGGCCAGGCAGGAGCCGACTCCGAGCTCCCAGGCGGCCAACTGCATGTAGGCCGCCGCCTGCCCGGCGTCGAAGGCGATCGTGAATTTTTGGGAGGGGTCCGGCGTGGCGATGACCACCCCCAGCGCGGCGCCGGCGAGGTGTGAGGCGAATTTCCCCGTCTGCGAAAGCCGTTCGAGTTTGGATTTTTCGCGGACGGCGATGAAATGCCAGGGTTGGGAATTCTTGGCGGATTGGGCGCGCCGTCCGGCGAGGAGAATTTGCCGCGCCACAGGATCCGGAATTGGACGGGGGAGAAACGAACGGATGGCCTGCTTTTCGCGGATCGCCCGGGCGACGTCCATGCGGCACCTGCGGGGGCGCTCCGACCTTTGCGCGGCGCAGGCCGCGCGGCCGGGCTGGGGGTTTATTCGATCGTCTTGCGTTTGAATTCCGGAAGCGCGCGGAGGTAGACGATCCGGGCGTCGAACTGTTCGATGCGCCCGATCAGGCGCAGGCGCTCGAGTTCGTTGTCCTGCACCGGGTGACCGAAGGCGCCTTCGCGGAGGAAATCCCCCGTTTGGATATCCTGCAGGGTTCCTTCCTCCCACTCGATGACGATCGTGCCGTCCTGGAGGACGTACACCCAATCGCGGTTTACCGGTGTGCCACTCGCCATAAGAACCTCCGTGGGCGGAACCGCCGGTAGGGCTGGCAGGCGTTAGTGTACCATGCGCGCATTCGGTCGGCAAATCGGCGGAAAGACCGGGTGTCGTGCGCGGCGGGGCGTCGCCGGATTCACATCCTTGATTGTGCGTGGTTTCGCCCCTGACCGGCGGTGGAGTATTCTTCCATGTGGATTAAACGAGGTGGCAGGCCGCGAAGTGGCCGGGGCTTTTCTCTTCGAGCGGCGGATGCGCGCGGGAGCGGCAGACGTCGGCGGCCCGCGGACAGCGGGCCAGGAAGCGGCACTCCGGCGGCGGATCCACCGCGGCCTTCACTCCGCCGAGGATCTGCGGCGGCTCGCGGCGCGCGTGCGGATCCGGTACGGGCACCGCCGAGATCAAGGCCTGGGTGTAGGGGTGCAGCGGCCGGGCGAGGACTTCCTCGGTCGGTCCGGTCTCAACGAACTTGCCGAGGTACATCACCGCCAGCCTGTCCGCCATGTAGCGGGCCACGGCCAGGTGGTGGGTGATGAAGAGGTAGGAAATGTTCATCCGCTGGGCCAGATCGAGCATCAGGTTCATGATCCCGGCGCAGGCCGAGGCGTCGATCATCGAGGTGGGTTCGTCGGCCACGACCAGCGCCGGATACAGCGCCAGCGCCCGCGCGATCGCCACCCGCTGGCGCTGTCCGCCGGAGAGTTCCTGCGGCAGGCTGGCGAGGAAGGATTCGACGGGGGGAAGGCCGACGGTGGCGAGCATCTGCTCCACCCGTGCGCGGCGTTCGCGCGGCGGCGGAAAGCCGTGGATCGCCAGCGGCTCTTCAACGGCGTCGTAGACCGTCATCCGCGGATCGAGCGCGGCATAGGGATCCTGGAAGATGATCTGGACCCGGGAGCGGAAGAGCTTCTCCTGCGGGCCGCCTTTCAAGGCGGTTAGGTCGGTTTGCGTTCCATTCTCGTCGGCCAGCAGGATGCTTCCGGAGGCGGGAGTGAGCAGCCGAACGAGAAGCCGGGCGGTGGTGGTCTTCCCGCAGCCGGATTCCCCCACCAGGCCGAGCGTTTCGCCGCGCCGGATTTCAAACGAGATCCCGTCGACCGCATGCACGAAGGATTTCCGGCGCGCGAAAAGCCCGCGCTCGACGGGAAAAACCTTGGTCAGGTTTCGGACTTCCAACAACGGTCCGCCGTTCGGATTCGGGCTCATGCTTCGCCCCCCAGCGGCGCCCAACAGGCGGCGAAATGCCCGCCGCCGAAATCCCGCCATTCCGGATCGCGCCGGGCGCAGATCTCCCGAGCGCGCGGGCAACGGGGGTGGAAGGGACACCCGGAAGGCGGATGGAGGAGGTCGGGCGGTTCGCCCGGCAGGGCGGCGATGCGGACTTTGGGCCCGCGCAGGCTGGGAACGCTGGAAAGCAGGGCATGGGTGTAAGGATGCCGCGGGCGGTCGAACACCTCCGCCGTCTCCCCCCATTCCGCCCAGCGCCCGGCATACATCACGGCGATGCGTTGGCTGACCTCCGCCAGGACGGCGATGTCGTGGGAGATGTAGATCATGCTCATCCCCAGCCGCCGCTGAAGGGACTGCAATTCGCGCAGGACGGCGTCCTGGACGATGACGTCGAGCGCGGTGGTCGGCTCGTCGGCGATCACCAGGTCCGGATCGCAGGCCAGCGCCAGCGCGATCACCGCCCGCTGGCGCATCCCGCCGCTGTATTCGTGCGGATAGCGGTCCGCCAGCCCCTCGTCCAGGCCGACCAGGCGGAAGAGTTCGGCCGTGCGGGCGCGGATTTGACCGCGCGACAGGGAGCGGTCGTGGGCTTCCAACGCCTCGCGGATCTGGTCCGTCACTTTGTAGACGGGATGGAGCGAGTTCATCGCGCCCTGGAAGATGACCGCCATCCGGCGCCCGCGCAGGGGGCGGATCGCCTCCTCCGAAAGCGGGACGAGGTCCTCGCCGTCGAACAGCACCCTTCCCCCGCTGATGCGGCCGTTCTCCGGGAGCAACTTCAGCAAGCTGAGCGCGAGGGTGGTTTTTCCGCAGCCGGATTCCCCGGCCAGGCCGAGTACTTCGCCGCGCCGCAGGGCGAACGATACGCCGTCGACCGCCGCCGCCTCCCCGCCCCGGACGGCGTAGCGCACCGACAGATTTTCCACCGCCAAGAGGTTATCGTCCGCCATCGCCGTTCACCGGGCCCGCAGCCGGGGATGGACGACATCCTCCAGCGCGCGGCCGACGAGGTAAAAGGAAGAGCACAACAGCGTGATGCACGCCCCGGCCGGAAACGCCAGCCACCAGATCTCCGGACGGAGGAGGTAGCCGGAAGAG contains these protein-coding regions:
- a CDS encoding DUF4013 domain-containing protein; translated protein: MDFLRSLTFYFQDGRWFRKVLVAAVCLCVPPAGWILAAGWALEICRRAIRREADAVPSIQFRRDWAGGAAVAGAVLVFGLPSALWIGLGATGAAVIWRGGGTGEAAFAAYWWIVELLAAGLLLAGALGAAAAIGRLADGERFCPAVRFTGAVARVRSAPGAYLAAILAGFPLALLALSGFLVCGAGTAFTMVYALGAEFHLLGQARASAAERAACGSIPGRR
- a CDS encoding ABC transporter ATP-binding protein, with protein sequence MSPNPNGGPLLEVRNLTKVFPVERGLFARRKSFVHAVDGISFEIRRGETLGLVGESGCGKTTTARLLVRLLTPASGSILLADENGTQTDLTALKGGPQEKLFRSRVQIIFQDPYAALDPRMTVYDAVEEPLAIHGFPPPRERRARVEQMLATVGLPPVESFLASLPQELSGGQRQRVAIARALALYPALVVADEPTSMIDASACAGIMNLMLDLAQRMNISYLFITHHLAVARYMADRLAVMYLGKFVETGPTEEVLARPLHPYTQALISAVPVPDPHARREPPQILGGVKAAVDPPPECRFLARCPRAADVCRSRAHPPLEEKSPGHFAACHLV
- a CDS encoding ABC transporter ATP-binding protein, which produces MADDNLLAVENLSVRYAVRGGEAAAVDGVSFALRRGEVLGLAGESGCGKTTLALSLLKLLPENGRISGGRVLFDGEDLVPLSEEAIRPLRGRRMAVIFQGAMNSLHPVYKVTDQIREALEAHDRSLSRGQIRARTAELFRLVGLDEGLADRYPHEYSGGMRQRAVIALALACDPDLVIADEPTTALDVIVQDAVLRELQSLQRRLGMSMIYISHDIAVLAEVSQRIAVMYAGRWAEWGETAEVFDRPRHPYTHALLSSVPSLRGPKVRIAALPGEPPDLLHPPSGCPFHPRCPRAREICARRDPEWRDFGGGHFAACWAPLGGEA
- a CDS encoding nitroreductase family protein; this encodes MDVARAIREKQAIRSFLPRPIPDPVARQILLAGRRAQSAKNSQPWHFIAVREKSKLERLSQTGKFASHLAGAALGVVIATPDPSQKFTIAFDAGQAAAYMQLAAWELGVGSCLASLYDPEAARRILGIPVEWHPRIGVSFGYFDLQSQPPSGVQHPGRKAFDEIVHWEKW
- a CDS encoding DNA double-strand break repair nuclease NurA, whose product is MTLRLHKVSKQIDRLRESAVARAEKLRADLPKVRRGLDLAAQRDDLPQKARAVAEHGWNGAMPACGEAIAFRKGGPAAPAALAVVAVDGSQVYPDRHSASLFYAINIGYFILRSDCGETAADSEPAVFFEEDARLPDGNPVSNTVLNARRTVEEMAALARLAAAEQAAAPGRPVFALADGGFALRIDEKAFPPAERQALQNRFFSTIDGLAREKIPIAGYIARPGGSPVLSLIDLALDPSPKADSGRGQGGRSPFPGLDDRVLFEDLLAPGERSAVFEFAAYWNDLYRNREPNQSAHFFYLNVGRRYPVVARVEIPEWTAKEPALVDRVHAALVEQSAVTLNDPYPYALIRADEEAFVSGEEKHYLEEQMAVSLIRGGLRVSRSEKLSHKGRARKH